The window CCATGTCGGAACTGGCCTCCACCGTAGAGCGGGTAACGGAAAATACCCAGGTGGTTGCTTTTGCTTCGGAACAGGCTTCCCAGTATGCAGAGGGCGGAAGTGAAGGCATCTACAGAGTAACCTCTCAGATGAAAAGCATTGGCAGTTCCACGGACCTTGTGGGGCGCAGTATTCATAATCTGAGCGAAAGATCCAATGAAATTTCCCAGATTGTAGAATTGATAACCCAAATTGCCGACCAGACCAACCTCCTGGCATTAAATGCGGCCATCGAAGCGGCCAGAGCAGGGGATCAAGGAAAGGGCTTTGCCGTGGTGGCTGAGGAGGTTCGCAAGCTGGCTGAACGTTCGGCCAGTGCAGCGAAAGAAATTAAAACCCTGATTGTCACCATTCAGGAGGAGGCCGGGGTTGGAGTGGAAACCATGACAGCCAGTACTCAGGAAGTTGAGGCCGGCAATCTGGTTGTCAACGAAGTGGGAGAATCCTTTAACAGTATCATTACCACAGTCCAACAGTTAAGCCATCAGATTCAAGACGTTGCCGCCGCCACCGAGCAAATGTCCTCAGGGATTCAAAATGTGGCCGCCGCCTCCCAGGAGCAAACAGCCACCATGGAGGAGGTCAGTGCATCGGCGGAGGCCCTTACCAGGATGGCTGCGGATTTAGAGGAGCTTTCCGAGAGGTTTAAATTATAATCTTCAAATTTTAGAGTAACAAAACAAAAGCCTGTAACGTCTTAATAGATGGTAGGGCTTTTGTTGCTTTATACCGGGTCGGTATGAATTTGTAAGAATGGACGGTATGGCATATACTAAGAATGAAAAATTAAACACAATGATTTCTTTTTGTAGTATAAATTATAGTGTTACTGAAAAATTATTAGTGGAGGTTGAATAATGAAAATGAAGCGAATTGCTGTATTTCTTCTCTTGCTTTTGTCCCTGTCATTAACAGCCTGTGGAGAAAAAGCCCCTACCCTGAAGGAACAGCCTAAACCCCAGGTTCAGGAGACGGCGGAGGACAAGGTGAAAGTAACCCTGTACTTTGGTAATGAGCAGGCGGATGGTTTAGTGTCTGAGGTGCGGGAAATTGATAAACCCGGAGATATGGTGGTAGCCTTGATCAGCGAATTGACCAAACCCGGCAAGCATGCTGCCGTACTGCCCGAAGGAACGGAATTGGTTTATTATCAGAAGGAAGGCGACACTATTATCCTGAATTTTAATAAAGCCTTTGCTAATCTGCAGGGCTCCACCGGTGAGTTTATTGCCATAAATGCGGTGGTGAACACCATTACGGAACTGCCTGAGTTTAATAAAGTGATGCTGCAGGTAGACCGCCAGCCTCTGTCAACGGGGCATGCCATTTACGACAAACCCCTGACCCGGGATGAAAGTATGATAAAAAAATAAGTTTAGGACTTTGCAAGGATCCTGTTTTTAAACCTCCAAGCCTGGTGTATCGCAGCTTGGGGGTTTTAACGTTTAAAGGAATAAAGCGTTACTTTATATTGATAGAATAGAACACGGATTGAACGGATGATAGGAATTGGCACGGATATTAAAGAAAATCAAAGAGTTCGTAACAATCCGTGTTCTAGCGTTTTTTCCTTTATTTTGGTCGGCATCTTTTTTAATATAATTTTAGTCTTTACGAGTCATTAGAATGGTTGGACTACCATAATTTTACTTGACGATGAAAAAGATTATCATTATCATATATTTAAGACGATCTATTCATAATTGCAAATTCATAGTAAAGAAGAGGGTGTTTAAATGTCCTCGCAAGAAGAAATTTTTTCCACAGTCAGTACCAAGATTTGTTCCGGGCTAAGCAAGCGCGAATTGGAAAAAAGGCTCGGGGAAATCCAGTTTATTAATGATGTTTTAATTACTTTAATAAAAAACACGGATATGGACAGTACGCTGGCGGCAATTCTGGATTTGGCCATCAAAATTACCAAAAGTGAGGCCGGTGGAATTTTGCTGGCAGACCGTTTTTTCAACGAAGCAAGAATTATGCTGGCACGGGGGGAACTAACAGAAGCACAATTGCAAAATATTTTAACCAGGGCTAATTTTATCCGAAACTCGGCGGTGGCCAAAGAAGTGGTATGCCTGACCAAGAGTTCCCCGTGCTTTAGAGAAATGCTTAAGGTGGATCCGGCCCTGCTTTCCTTTATTTCTGTGCCTCTGATTGTGGAAAGAAAAACCATGGGCATTCTGGTGTTAATGCACCGGCAATACCATGGGGGTGAGGACCATCTGGCCAGTTATTTGCCTCAGGATATCGGAACCATTTCTGTTTTTGCCAGTCAGGCGGCTTTGGTGCTTCATAATACTCTCTTAAAATTAGAAAACGGTAAAAAGGAAGTCTATTTGGAGACCATCGCCGCGCTGGTTACGGCCATTGATGCGAAGGATAAGTATACCCGTAATCATTCTAAAAATGTGGCCCGGATAGCGCTGGCTTTAGCCCAGGGACTTAAGCTTAGTGACTCGGAAATTCAAACCCTGGAGTATGGTGCTTTATTGCATGATATAGGCAAAATTGGTATCCCCGAAGCGATTTTAAATAAGAATGGCAAACTGGAGTATGAGGAATATGAAACAATTAAAAGTCATCCTGTTATTGGCGTAACCATTCTACAGCCGGTAGACTTTCTGCAAAATACCAGTGCCATTATACACTATCATCATGAAAGGATCGACGGTAAGGGTTATCCCAGTGGGCTCAAGGGTGAAAATATTCCTTTTGAGGCTCGCGTTGTTTCCATTGCCGATGCCTGGGATGCCATGACCTCGGACCGCTCCTACCGAAAAGGAATGTCCACGGAACAGGCACTACGAGAATTGCAAAATCATGCCGGAAGTCAATTTGACAGCTATATGGTAAAGGCTTTTCTGGCCATGATTAAACAAAATCCAATCTTGTCCGCCTAAATTCTTTATCCCCGAGGTGAATCCTGGGGGTTAAACATTGAAAGAATATTAAAAAATTATTGTTGGTTATTGACAACGATAATCGTTTTCAAATATAGTTAAGATAATACATGCTGTATTTGCACGATTTATGTTAGAAAT is drawn from Desulforamulus ruminis DSM 2154 and contains these coding sequences:
- a CDS encoding GerMN domain-containing protein, which gives rise to MKMKRIAVFLLLLLSLSLTACGEKAPTLKEQPKPQVQETAEDKVKVTLYFGNEQADGLVSEVREIDKPGDMVVALISELTKPGKHAAVLPEGTELVYYQKEGDTIILNFNKAFANLQGSTGEFIAINAVVNTITELPEFNKVMLQVDRQPLSTGHAIYDKPLTRDESMIKK
- a CDS encoding methyl-accepting chemotaxis protein — protein: MANHLINCWEHLKCPEDRKNQCPAFIEKRGSECWKVSKTLCKGQLQGTMAQKIGNCRKCDFYATFHKMKCSIKVKIMSGFACMIFLFLVMNLFALYHMKQLAALSHQDLSGVQTFFISAMVFVAVIAGAVAWFATGAVTNPIRQMEQVAGRVAGGDLTVEEIQVKSCDEIGLLATAFNQMVVSLKDIAGQLRHKSEQVASAAQQLSSSSQQITASTNEAASTMSELASTVERVTENTQVVAFASEQASQYAEGGSEGIYRVTSQMKSIGSSTDLVGRSIHNLSERSNEISQIVELITQIADQTNLLALNAAIEAARAGDQGKGFAVVAEEVRKLAERSASAAKEIKTLIVTIQEEAGVGVETMTASTQEVEAGNLVVNEVGESFNSIITTVQQLSHQIQDVAAATEQMSSGIQNVAAASQEQTATMEEVSASAEALTRMAADLEELSERFKL
- a CDS encoding GAF and HD-GYP domain-containing protein, whose protein sequence is MSSQEEIFSTVSTKICSGLSKRELEKRLGEIQFINDVLITLIKNTDMDSTLAAILDLAIKITKSEAGGILLADRFFNEARIMLARGELTEAQLQNILTRANFIRNSAVAKEVVCLTKSSPCFREMLKVDPALLSFISVPLIVERKTMGILVLMHRQYHGGEDHLASYLPQDIGTISVFASQAALVLHNTLLKLENGKKEVYLETIAALVTAIDAKDKYTRNHSKNVARIALALAQGLKLSDSEIQTLEYGALLHDIGKIGIPEAILNKNGKLEYEEYETIKSHPVIGVTILQPVDFLQNTSAIIHYHHERIDGKGYPSGLKGENIPFEARVVSIADAWDAMTSDRSYRKGMSTEQALRELQNHAGSQFDSYMVKAFLAMIKQNPILSA